The following proteins come from a genomic window of Sphaerisporangium rubeum:
- a CDS encoding GDSL-type esterase/lipase family protein has protein sequence MRPLRVTAVAAVLVSATLLPGTAHAAHPSTGVLAKAHTAGRVKDGGGSVRYSWPGVYFEGRFRGTGVGVVLDDTAADYDVQIDGAATATLVTPGRTTYWVRGLRNGVHSVRLVKRSESPGATSTFGGFVPVPGGTILPAPPARHRQIEFIGDSYTAGYGNMSTTRDCTEDQVNRTTNADRSFAALAARRLGADYQINAFSGRGMVRNYNGIEPGTDYRTYYDRALLDVEGDVWRDPSWRPQLIVIGLGINDFSTAVNPGEPWTPETLAAAYRTAYHAFLDKLRARYGPGTTIVVSATAVSGTTAYADLTRQIVRERNARGDQRIRHWYYPETDLDYMGCHWHPSAHDHEIIAGRLGDYLATVPLRW, from the coding sequence GTGCGACCCTTACGTGTGACCGCGGTGGCGGCCGTTCTTGTGAGCGCCACCCTGCTTCCCGGCACCGCACACGCGGCCCACCCGTCCACCGGCGTCCTCGCCAAGGCGCACACCGCGGGCCGGGTGAAGGACGGCGGCGGCTCCGTCCGGTACAGCTGGCCCGGCGTCTACTTCGAAGGCCGCTTCCGCGGCACCGGCGTCGGCGTCGTCCTCGACGACACCGCCGCCGACTACGACGTCCAGATCGACGGCGCCGCCACCGCCACCCTGGTCACCCCCGGCCGCACCACGTACTGGGTGCGCGGCCTCAGGAACGGCGTGCACAGCGTGCGGCTCGTCAAACGCTCGGAAAGCCCCGGGGCCACCAGCACGTTCGGCGGCTTCGTCCCCGTCCCCGGCGGCACGATCCTCCCCGCACCCCCCGCGCGCCACCGGCAGATCGAGTTCATCGGCGACTCCTACACCGCCGGGTACGGCAACATGTCCACCACGCGGGACTGCACAGAAGACCAGGTCAACCGCACCACCAACGCCGACCGGAGCTTCGCCGCGCTCGCCGCGCGACGCCTCGGCGCCGACTACCAGATCAACGCCTTCTCCGGCCGCGGCATGGTGCGCAACTACAACGGCATCGAACCCGGCACCGACTACCGCACCTACTACGACCGGGCCCTGCTCGACGTCGAAGGCGACGTCTGGCGCGACCCGTCCTGGCGGCCCCAGCTGATCGTGATCGGCCTCGGCATCAACGACTTCTCCACCGCCGTCAACCCCGGCGAGCCGTGGACCCCCGAGACCCTCGCCGCCGCGTACCGCACCGCCTACCACGCCTTCCTCGACAAACTCCGCGCACGCTACGGCCCGGGCACCACCATCGTGGTCAGCGCCACGGCCGTGTCCGGCACCACCGCGTACGCCGACCTCACCCGCCAGATCGTGCGCGAACGCAACGCGCGCGGCGACCAGCGCATCCGCCACTGGTACTACCCCGAGACCGACCTCGACTACATGGGCTGCCACTGGCACCCGTCGGCCCACGACCACGAGATCATCGCCGGCCGCCTCGGCGACTACCTGGCCACCGTCCCCCTGCGCTGGTGA
- a CDS encoding GNAT family N-acetyltransferase yields the protein MASTNLRTDRLELRTVRDEDIDRILEYRNLPEVTRWLLRTEVDPTSFRAAWRRAAADPHDHSVAVLLGNVVIGTVSLTVTDGMGQPGMPLRTEAELGYIFDPSHTGHGYATEATTAMITHAFADLNLRRLTAGCYADNLPSVRILEKLGMHREQHGVRDSWHTELGWVDGYTYALLAETWHRRRTLEGSLPRSGADGPDAG from the coding sequence ATGGCGAGCACCAACCTCCGCACCGACCGCCTGGAGCTCCGCACCGTACGCGACGAGGACATCGACCGAATCCTGGAGTACCGCAACCTCCCCGAGGTCACCCGCTGGCTCCTGCGCACCGAGGTCGACCCCACCTCCTTCCGCGCCGCATGGCGCCGAGCCGCCGCAGACCCCCACGACCACAGCGTCGCCGTCCTTCTCGGCAACGTGGTGATCGGAACCGTCTCCCTGACCGTGACCGACGGCATGGGCCAACCAGGAATGCCCCTCCGCACAGAAGCCGAACTCGGCTACATCTTCGACCCCTCCCACACCGGCCACGGCTACGCCACCGAAGCCACCACCGCGATGATCACCCACGCCTTCGCCGACCTGAACCTCCGAAGACTCACCGCCGGCTGCTACGCCGACAACCTTCCATCGGTACGAATCCTCGAAAAGCTAGGCATGCACCGCGAACAACACGGCGTCCGCGACTCCTGGCACACCGAACTGGGCTGGGTGGACGGCTACACCTACGCCTTGCTGGCCGAGACCTGGCACCGCAGGCGAACACTTGAGGGTTCACTCCCACGCTCAGGCGCTGACGGTCCCGATGCCGGCTGA
- a CDS encoding endo-1,4-beta-xylanase, with product MRGLVVIGTAVVVGAGVCAGAGAADAAGTLGAAAAGSGRDFGTAVQAGRLGEAAYVETLDREFTSVTPENEMKWDAVEPARGTFVFTAADRIVEHARARGMKIRGHTLVWHPGLPGWLTNLSSAEFRIAVNNHIATVMGHWRGQIDSWDVVNEAFQDGSGALRSTIFRSRLGDGYIEEAFRAARAADPAAKLCYNDYNIEDADAAKTRAVYAMVRDFKERGVPIDCVGVQSHFNASMPFPANYRRTIEQFAALGVDVQITQLDVDGGAAQAATYRAAVEACVAVPRCTGITVWGVPDHYSWRAPNTPLLFDRDYQKKPAYFAVLEALNAAGGEPTPAPTPTPSPTPTPTPTVTPVPVSCRVTAELWARSRTGYVIKPVTVRNTGRAAVSGWTVTFTLPQGHVVTGSWDAVLTVAGGTVTARNAGHNGTLAPGATATFGFQVRRASGGTALPSGYACRAG from the coding sequence GTGCGGGGGCTGGTGGTGATCGGAACGGCTGTGGTCGTCGGTGCGGGGGTGTGCGCGGGGGCCGGGGCCGCCGATGCGGCGGGGACGCTTGGAGCGGCGGCCGCGGGGTCGGGGCGGGATTTCGGAACGGCGGTGCAGGCCGGCCGGCTGGGTGAGGCCGCTTATGTGGAGACGTTGGACCGGGAGTTCACGTCGGTGACGCCGGAGAACGAGATGAAGTGGGACGCGGTGGAGCCGGCGCGAGGGACGTTCGTGTTCACCGCCGCGGACCGGATCGTCGAGCACGCTCGTGCGCGGGGGATGAAGATCCGGGGACACACGTTGGTGTGGCATCCGGGGCTTCCGGGGTGGCTGACGAACCTGTCGTCCGCCGAGTTCCGGATCGCGGTGAACAATCACATCGCGACCGTGATGGGGCACTGGCGGGGACAGATCGACTCGTGGGACGTGGTGAACGAGGCGTTCCAGGACGGTTCGGGAGCGCTGCGGTCCACCATCTTCAGAAGCCGGCTGGGGGACGGGTACATCGAGGAGGCGTTCCGTGCGGCGCGGGCCGCGGATCCGGCGGCCAAGCTCTGCTACAACGACTACAACATCGAGGACGCCGACGCCGCCAAGACGCGGGCCGTGTACGCCATGGTGCGCGACTTCAAGGAGCGTGGGGTGCCGATCGACTGCGTGGGGGTGCAGTCGCACTTCAACGCCTCGATGCCCTTCCCCGCGAACTACCGGCGCACCATCGAGCAGTTCGCGGCGCTCGGTGTGGACGTACAGATAACGCAGCTCGACGTGGACGGAGGGGCCGCGCAGGCCGCCACCTACCGGGCCGCGGTGGAGGCCTGTGTGGCGGTGCCTCGGTGCACCGGGATCACCGTCTGGGGGGTTCCCGACCACTATTCCTGGCGCGCGCCGAACACACCGCTGCTGTTCGACAGGGACTACCAGAAGAAGCCGGCCTACTTCGCGGTGCTTGAGGCGCTCAACGCGGCAGGAGGTGAGCCGACGCCTGCACCGACGCCGACTCCTTCACCGACTCCTACGCCGACACCGACGGTCACTCCGGTGCCGGTGAGCTGCCGGGTCACCGCGGAGCTGTGGGCCCGGTCGCGGACGGGGTACGTCATCAAGCCGGTCACGGTGCGCAACACCGGCAGGGCCGCCGTGTCCGGCTGGACGGTGACGTTCACCCTGCCGCAAGGTCATGTCGTCACCGGGTCGTGGGACGCGGTGCTCACCGTCGCCGGCGGCACGGTGACGGCGAGGAACGCCGGTCATAACGGGACCCTGGCCCCCGGCGCCACCGCGACGTTCGGTTTCCAGGTCCGCCGGGCCTCCGGCGGCACCGCGCTGCCTTCCGGCTACGCCTGCCGGGCCGGCTGA
- a CDS encoding NmrA/HSCARG family protein, whose product MSTQTTGTIAVFGATGQQGGAVVDALLDHKARVRALVRDPQSDRAQALAARGVEPAAIRTDDPASLAAALTTVEGFYFMTPEANSLEEIEAEIRVGTALVDAAVEADVPHVVFNSVFGADRESGVPHHDSKHWIEEHLRKSGLRATMVRPTAFMENFASVMAPSLEHGEIVLRLPLPEDIALKMISIRDIGRVAAALLLDTAKAPGGAVELVGDELTGPQIAAAFGARAGLPARYEALPLSVLPNDLDKAMFRQFAEAAKYPSDLAVVRSIEPATLDLAEWIRATGWTAPTNVAGS is encoded by the coding sequence ATGAGCACACAGACGACCGGCACGATCGCGGTCTTCGGCGCGACGGGGCAACAAGGCGGGGCGGTGGTCGACGCGCTGCTGGACCACAAGGCGCGGGTGCGGGCTTTGGTCCGCGACCCGCAGTCCGACCGGGCTCAGGCGCTGGCCGCCCGCGGCGTCGAGCCGGCGGCCATCCGGACCGACGACCCGGCGTCGCTGGCCGCCGCGCTCACGACGGTCGAGGGGTTCTACTTCATGACCCCGGAGGCGAACAGCCTCGAAGAGATCGAGGCGGAGATCCGCGTCGGTACCGCGCTCGTCGACGCCGCGGTCGAGGCGGACGTCCCGCACGTCGTGTTCAACTCGGTCTTCGGAGCGGACCGGGAGTCGGGTGTGCCGCACCACGACTCGAAGCACTGGATCGAGGAGCACCTGAGGAAGTCCGGCCTGAGGGCCACGATGGTTCGCCCGACCGCCTTCATGGAGAACTTCGCGAGCGTGATGGCACCGAGCCTGGAGCATGGGGAGATCGTGCTGAGGCTGCCGCTGCCGGAGGACATCGCCCTGAAGATGATCTCGATCAGGGACATCGGCCGGGTCGCCGCCGCGCTCCTGCTCGACACCGCGAAGGCACCCGGCGGAGCCGTCGAACTCGTCGGCGACGAGCTGACGGGCCCCCAGATCGCCGCGGCCTTCGGCGCACGCGCCGGGCTCCCGGCACGGTACGAGGCCCTCCCGTTGAGCGTGCTTCCCAACGACCTCGACAAGGCGATGTTCCGCCAGTTCGCGGAGGCGGCGAAATACCCTTCGGACCTCGCGGTGGTGCGCTCGATCGAGCCGGCCACCCTGGACCTGGCCGAGTGGATCCGAGCCACCGGCTGGACCGCACCCACGAACGTGGCTGGTTCCTGA
- a CDS encoding MarR family transcriptional regulator gives MDYGDKLFWLSVVIQRKYAQICAEFDLTPSQATLICAVRNEPRQMADLAASLGMTKNALSQLVDRTARRELVGRTSSAQDRRVVMLSATPTGKVLAEAVYAEVAKRLPEIARNLDADDQRDFERVATAIVDTSDLSSPPSNQPITP, from the coding sequence GTGGACTATGGCGACAAGCTCTTCTGGCTCTCGGTCGTGATTCAACGCAAGTACGCGCAGATCTGCGCCGAGTTCGACCTGACCCCCTCGCAGGCCACGCTGATCTGCGCGGTCAGGAACGAGCCGCGGCAGATGGCTGACCTCGCCGCGTCGTTGGGTATGACCAAGAACGCATTGAGCCAACTGGTCGATCGCACCGCGCGGCGCGAGTTGGTCGGCCGGACAAGCTCGGCGCAGGACCGACGGGTCGTCATGCTCAGTGCGACACCCACGGGGAAGGTGCTCGCCGAGGCCGTTTACGCCGAGGTCGCCAAGCGCCTGCCCGAGATCGCGAGGAACCTCGACGCCGACGACCAGCGCGACTTCGAGCGCGTGGCCACCGCCATCGTGGACACCTCGGACCTCTCTTCGCCCCCCTCGAATCAACCCATCACACCGTGA
- a CDS encoding LysR substrate-binding domain-containing protein gives MTEEETAKVFRLAYAPGVTPAKWVNIWTERLPDVPITLVTAPTAEAVRLLRDGGADAAFVRLPIDRDGLSVIPLYVETTVVVAPKDHAVTAVDEVTLADLADEEVLHPLDDTIEWTPLPGLPAFTRPPTTASAIELVAAGTGLLLVPQSLARLHHRKDLTYRPVPDAPQSQVALTWPTAATTDLMEDFIGIVRGRTANSSRGRTPTPPQKKPTPRKPQNPAQKSTRRTVPTTRKKRGNRPK, from the coding sequence GTGACTGAGGAAGAGACCGCCAAGGTGTTCCGCCTGGCGTACGCACCCGGCGTGACCCCCGCGAAATGGGTCAACATCTGGACCGAACGCCTACCGGACGTGCCGATCACCCTGGTCACCGCCCCCACCGCCGAAGCGGTGCGACTCCTGCGCGACGGCGGCGCCGACGCCGCGTTCGTACGGCTCCCGATCGACCGGGACGGCCTGAGTGTGATCCCCCTCTACGTGGAGACCACCGTGGTCGTGGCCCCCAAGGACCACGCCGTGACCGCCGTCGACGAGGTCACCCTCGCCGACCTCGCCGACGAGGAAGTGCTGCACCCCCTGGACGACACCATCGAGTGGACCCCTCTCCCCGGCCTTCCCGCCTTCACCCGTCCCCCCACCACAGCGTCCGCCATAGAACTGGTGGCCGCCGGCACCGGCCTCCTCCTGGTCCCCCAGTCACTGGCCCGCCTCCACCACCGCAAAGACCTCACCTATCGCCCCGTACCCGACGCACCCCAGTCCCAGGTGGCCCTGACCTGGCCCACCGCCGCCACCACCGACCTGATGGAAGACTTCATCGGCATCGTCCGCGGCCGAACAGCCAACAGCTCCCGAGGCCGCACCCCCACTCCCCCCCAAAAGAAACCCACACCGCGAAAGCCCCAGAACCCCGCACAGAAATCCACCCGCCGAACTGTGCCGACCACCCGCAAAAAAAGAGGCAACCGCCCCAAATAA
- a CDS encoding DUF5997 family protein: MTSSKPKSIQTMKPATAAKKLGVLLSATPADFQEGVITRDELNALQSAPPEWLADLRRNGPHPKQVVAAKLRVSTSGLLRNGITGPLTTAEIDALKAENPPWLERERTIHAEARKEALRLKQQRQNV, translated from the coding sequence ATGACCTCGTCCAAGCCCAAGAGCATCCAGACGATGAAGCCGGCGACCGCGGCCAAGAAGCTGGGTGTCCTCCTCTCGGCCACCCCCGCCGACTTCCAGGAGGGTGTCATCACCAGGGACGAGTTGAACGCGTTGCAGTCGGCGCCGCCGGAATGGCTGGCCGACCTGCGGCGTAACGGCCCGCATCCCAAGCAGGTCGTCGCGGCGAAGCTGCGGGTCTCCACGTCCGGGCTGCTCAGGAACGGGATCACCGGGCCGCTCACGACCGCGGAGATCGACGCGCTGAAAGCGGAGAATCCGCCGTGGCTGGAGCGTGAGCGGACCATTCATGCCGAGGCGCGCAAGGAAGCACTCCGCCTCAAGCAGCAACGCCAGAACGTCTGA